The Lathyrus oleraceus cultivar Zhongwan6 chromosome 5, CAAS_Psat_ZW6_1.0, whole genome shotgun sequence genome includes the window ACCCTTTTCGCTATGCTTAGCCCTATCCCCTGCTGAGGGTATTTTAGTGATAGGTTCACTAGCAACTGGACAATCCTATTTGCTCAAATCTCTAGCGACAACCTCCTATGTTCCTTTCATTACAGTATTTGTAAACAAGGGCCTGGAGAACTTTCCTAAGGGTTTTGATACAGATTATAATGAGGAGGATCTTTTTTATGAAAGAGAGGGTACCATTTACAGTCTTTTACCTGATACCGAGGGTAGTTGTTATAATCCCCATAATTATGAAAGGGATGATAGTGACGATTTCGACCATAAACTTGATAGGCGATTGAAGTTTCTAAGTATGAAGGATCCGATATCTAGCGATATCATACCGGAAGACGAACTAGACCGGTTTTATTTAAGACTTCAATTCGAATTAGTAAAAGCAATGTCTCCTTGCATAATTTGGATTCCAAACATTCATGATCTCGATAGGAATGAGTCGGATGACTTATCGCTGGGTATATTAGTGAACTCTCTTTCCAGAGATTCTGAAAAAGGTTCTACTAGCAATAATCTTGTTATTGCTTCTACTCATGTTCCAAAAAAAGTGGACCCTTCTTTAATAGCGCCGAATAAattaaacaaatgcattaagaTACGAAGGCTTCTTATTCCACAACAAAAAAGCACTTTTTTACTCTTTCATATACTAGGGAATTTCACTTGGAAAAGCAAATATTCAATACTAATCGATTGGGGTCTCTAACTCTGGGTTCTAATGTACCAGATCTTGTAGCACTTACTAACGAGGCGCTATCAATTAGTATTATACAAAAGAAATCTATTATAGACACTAATATAATTAGATCTGCTCTTCATAGACAAACTTGGGATTTTAGATCTCAGATAATAGAGATTCAGGATCATGGGATCCTTGTTTATCAGCTAGGAAGGGTTGTTTCACAAAATCTACTTCTAAGTAATTGCTCTATAGATCCTATATCTATCTATATGAAGAAGACATCGTGTCAGGAGGGGGATTCTTATTTGTACAAATGGTACGTCGAACTTGGAACAAGCATGAAGAAATTAACTATACTTCTTTATCTTTTGAGTTGTTCTGCCGGATCGGTCGCTCAAGACTTTTTGTCTCTACCCGGACTTAATGAAAACAATGATGGGATCACTTCTTATAGACTCCTTGAGAATGATTCTAATCTAGTTCATGGGCTATTAGAAATAGAAGGTGCTCTGTTGGGACCCTCCGAGACAGGAAGTCGGTTGGATAATGATGGAGTGCCATTGCTTCTTCGGTCCGAACCAAGAAATCCCTTAAATATGATTCAAAATGGGTTTTCTTCTATCGTTGATCATAGATTTCTCTATGAAATCTATGAATCGGGGTTCGAAGAAGGGGAAGGAGTCCTCGACACGCAACCGCTAGAGGAGGATTTATTCAATTCCATACTTTGGGCTCCTAGACTGTGGCGCCCTTGGGGCTTTCTCTTTGACGAAGGGTCCAATGAATTGAGATTTGCCTATTGGGAAGGGTCATTTCAGGACAAAGATGATAATGATTCGGAGGTCTTGCAGGATGGAACCATGCAGGACCAGACACGAGTGAGATCTTCCAACGAACAAGGGTTTTTTCAAATAAGCCAATTCATTTGGAACCCCCCAGATCCACTCTTTTTGCTATTCCAACAGGATCCTGCGTTTTCACATCAAGAATTTTCTCCAGATGAAGAGATGTCAAGGATACTTTTGACTTCCCAAACCAAGAAAAAGGATTGGAAATATCTAAATGAAAGATGGTTTACGAAGAATATGCGAGAACAGAATTTGAAATTCTTGAGTAATCAGGAGAGATGGTTTAGAACCAATAGTTCAGTATCAAATGAATTTTTTCGTTCTAATACTCTATACGAAAGTTATCAATATTTATCAAATTTGTTCCTATCTAACGGAACCCTATTGGCTCAACTTACAAAGACATTGTTGAGCAAAAAATGGCTTTTCCCAGACGAGATGATTATTACTATCTGTTCCAATAACGAACGATTGGTTTCACTGaataatgaaataaaatagaTACTTTCTTTCTCGTCGTCTCAAGTTGATATTAGGGGATCTTCTCAATTGAAAGATCCCCTAATATCGATAATCCATATTGCGGTTGACCGAGCCTACTTGTTTTGAAGCAAATAAAGAGATCCACGGGGTTACTTTTCCTATTCCGATATTCATGACCAATAAGTACAGAATTTTATTTCTTTTCGGATAGGTCCTGAAAGGAGAAAGAAGGTTGGCATGCCAACAGGCGTCTATTATGGAATTCACCCGACCCGAGAGTACAGTACCGATTTTTTTGAATGTCGAGTGCTAAAGTCATTGAATGCGTAAGTCACCAATCTCCTAAATCGAATATAGAATCTACTTTATCCGTTGGTTTACGGGGGTTGCAGGCTATAGATATTCCATAATCTATTCTATCTATATTATATAGATTTCTACTTTTATTGATCACTCCTACTAGATATCAAACACAGCTTTGTACTATACAAATCGAATTGATATGATATATAAAGTATAAAGTacaataaaaagaaaaatgtgGATATAGTTGAATGGTATAATTTCTCTTTGCCAAGGAGAAGACGCGGGTTCAATTCCCGCTATCCGCCGTTACTTCTGTATTGAATAGTATATTtcaatatattttttttaatataaaaaagTGAATTCCATTTTTTATCAAAAATGGTGCGGAGACGGGATTTGAACCCGTAACCTCAAGGTTATGAGCCTTGCGAGCTATCAAGTTGCTCTACTCCGCGATAAATTGAATGTGCCCCTCCATCATATGGGTACAAATAGAATAAACCATTTATACGGAATGGTCAAGGGACCGTACTATGATTGCAGATTATCCatcaaaaagaataaaaaaatgaAGAGAATTGTTTATTCTTACCAACTCGATCTTGTTGCACCGGGCAACAAACATTGGTGAACCATTTCTCGAACTGCGTGTCGAGATAATCCAAAGTGTCGATAATTACCCCGTGGTCTTCCGGTCGCAAAACAACGTCGATGAAGACGTGTAGGTGCACTATTACGCGGTAGTGCTTCTAACTTTCCCTGAATTTCCCAACTCTCACTTAACGGCCGAGCTTTGCTCATTTCTTTTGTTGGATATCGTCGAATCAAATAAAAAATTTCTTCCAATTTTTTCCTCTTCTTCTCCCTGGTAATCAAACTTTTCTTTGCCATGATGATTCATTTCTTATTACTATCCATAATTTTTTCCTATTCTTATTCCTCGAAATCAAACTTTTCTTTGCCATGATGATTGATTTCCTATTACTATCAATGCTAGAAGTCGGATCCTAGATGTAGAAATAGAAGAATTCTTCATACAAAGAGATTAAATTTTTGCAGACACAATAACGAATCAAATTAACCAAATTTACCTGATGTAGAGGCAATCAAGAAAGCTGCATAAGTAAATATATAACCTACCGAAAAGTGGACTAATCCAACCAATCTTGCTTGGACAATCGAAAGAGCCACAGGTTTATCTCTCCATCGAATCAAATTCGCCAAAGGTGTGCGTTCATGAGCCCATGCTAAAGTTTCAATCAATTCCTGCCAATATCCGCGCCATGAGATTAAGAACATAAATCCAGTAGCCCAAACAAGATGTCCAAATAAGAACATCCACGCCCAGACTGATAAACTATTCATACCAAAGGGGTTATACCCATTGATAAGTTGTGAAGAATTTAACCATAGATAATCTCTTAACCATCCCATCAAATAGGTTGAAGATTCATTAAATTGTGAAACATTACCCTGCCATAATGTAATGTGCTTCCAATGCCAATAAAAAGTAACCCATCCAATGGTATTTAACATCCAGAAAACTGCCAAATAAAATGCGTCCCAAGCAGAAATATCACAAGTACCACCTCGTCCCGGACCATCGCAAGGAAAACTATAACCAAAATCCTTTTTATCCGGCATTAACTTGGAACCACGTGCATCTAAAGCACCTTTTACTAAGATCAATGTAGTTGTATGTAAACCAGGAGCAATAGCATGATGAACCAAGAAGTCTCCAGGCCCTATTGTTAAGAATAGAGAATTACTATTCTCATTAATAGCATTTAACCAACCCGGCAACCATATGCTTCGCCCCGCATTCAGCGCCGGACTATTCGTTGAAGATAAAAGTACATCGAAACCATATGAAGTTTTACCATGAGCAGATTGTATCCATTGGGCAAATATAGGTTCGATCAAGATTTGTTTCTCTGGAGTGCCAAAAGCAAGCATGACATCATTATGGACATAAAGTCCCAAAGTATGGAACCCCAGAAATAGGCTGGCCCAACTTAAATGGGATATGATAGCTTCTTTGTGCTCTAACATTCTTGCCAATACATTATCCGCGTTCTGTTCGGGATTGTAATCTCGAATAAAAAAGATAGCTCCATGAGCAAAAGCCCCTGTCATAATAAATCCTGCAATGTATTGATGATGAGTATATAACGCAGCTTGAGTAGTAAAGTCTTGTGCTATAAACGCATAAGCAGGTAACGAATACATGTGTTGAGCTACCAAAGAAGTAATGACCCCTAACGAGGCTAGAGCAAGGCCTAATTGAAAATGAATTGAATTATTGATTGTGTCATAAAGACCCTTATGTCCACGCCCCAATCTACCCCCCAGAGGAATATGTGCttctaaaatatattttatactGTGCCCAATACCGAAATTAGTTCTATACATATGACCACCAATGAGAAAAAGAATTGCAATAGCTAAATGATGATGGGCCATATCGGTAAGCCATAAACTTTGCGTTTGAGGATGGAATCCCCCGAGAAGTGTTAGAATGGCAGTTCCCGCGCCTTGCGAAGTACTAAATAAATGATTACTAGAATCGGGGTTTTGAGCATAAAGATTCCACTGACCTGTAAAAAGTGGCCCTAATCCTTGAGGGTGAGGCAATACACTTAAGAAATTATTCCATCGAACATATTCTCCTCTGGATCCTGGAATAGCCACATGGACTAAATGCCCTGCCCAAGCTAAGGAACTGACTCCAAATAGTCCTGACAAATGATGATTGAGGCGGGATTCGGCATTTTTAAACCAGGAAACGCTCGGTTTCCATTTCGGTTGTAGGTGTAACCAGCCCGCTAATAAGGATatgaaagaaagaaataatagaaaaatagCTCCAGTATAAAGATCCTCATTAGTACGTAAACCAATTGTATACCACCACTGATAAACACCGGAATAGGCAATATTCACTGGGCCAAGAGCACCCCCTCGAGTAAAAGCTTCTACAGCCGGTTGACCAAAATGGGGATCCCAAATTATGCATAATTGAATCCCTAATCTTTCGTTCATGGGGTTTTTCCATTTTTCATATGGTTCCTTTTTTTAAAAAGGATAAAAACCTTTTAAGTACAATAATTGCACCAAGTGTTATTTTTACCCAAGGCTTTGCGACTTCGGGTCTTTTAACCAAAATGCATCAATCCGTAATATTAGTACCCGCTCTACAATCCCATTGGCTAATGATGCACGTAAGTATGATGATATTGGGCTATGCAACTCTTTTATGTGGATCATTATTATCGGTGGCTATTTTAGTCATTACGTTTCAAGAAGTCATCCAAATTCTTTCTTTTAGAAAGAATTTGGATTCTTTAAAAAaaagttgattttgttgaaatcAAATACATGAATAGGAATGAAAGAAACAATGTTTTACGAAGAATTTCTTTTTCATCTTCTAGTTCTAGAAATTATTACAGGTGTCAATTTATTCAACAATTGGATCGTTGGGGTTATCGTATTATTAGTCTGGGTTTTCTCTTTTTAACGGTAGGTATTCTTTCAGGAGCAGTATGGGCTAACGAGGCATGGGGTTCCTATTGGAATTGGGATCCAAAGGAAACTTGGGCCTTTATTACTTGGACCATATTCGTAATTTATTTACATActagaaaaaagaaaaaattagAAGGTATAAATTCTTCAATAGTGGCCTCGATAGGATTTCTTATAATTTGGATATGTTATTTTGGGATCAATCTATTAGGAATAGGACTACATAGTTATGGTTCATTTACATCTAATTGACTAAAAGAACCTGAGAAAGCAAAATATGGAAAGCATATATACTTTCCATAAATCGTCGAGAACCCTTTCAATCAAGTAATGTAATGATTCAAGGGGTTCTCACAAACAATAAACATATTCAATTATAATTTCAATTTTTTAAGTGAATATAAAATCTAAcggaaaatattttttttatctttttgattcatttattcacaaaaatCATCGTTAATGATATAAAAATAGAATAGTTAATGATATAAACTTCAATAATTCATCATTTCTAAATTTAGTAGTATTATTGAGACGAAGTTCTGACCATGTGTCCGAGAAACAAGAGCGGTTGGATCTCTATCAATGGAATCTCATCACCCATACATAACAAATTGGTGCGATATATTCAACTTATATTATAATATATGAACAGTAAAAAAGCTAGTATTCTTATTGAGACTAGAACTCATAGGGAAGAAAGAATAAAATAGATTTATGAATGGAATCAAATATGCAGTATTTACAGAAAAAAGTATTCGGTTATGGGGAAAAAATCAATATACTTTTGATGTCGAATCAGGATCAACTAGGACAAAAATCAAACATTGGATGGAACTCTTCTTTGGTGTCAGGGTAATAGCTATGAATAGTCATCGACTCCCAAGAAAGGGTAGAAGAAGAAGAATGCGACCTATTATAGGACATACAATGCATTACAAACGTATGATCATTACGCTTCAACCGTGTTATTCTATAGAAATTAGAACTAATCAAGAATCCAGAGATATATGATAATATTACTTTTGGATATTTCTGAATTGAATCAAAAATGGATATCTGAATTCTCAGAAAAACTTGACAAAGACATTATTATTAGGGTGAATAAGGAAGTAGGGCAAACATATCTTGTAGTATTATTCTGGGATGAAGATTAAATTCATCAACAACGTATGATCATTACGCTTCAACCGTGTTATTCTATTCCACCTCTTAGAAAGAAAAGAACTTTAATAAAAATACACTTAATAACATAACATGGCGATACATTTATCCAAAACTTCTAGCCCGAGCACACGCAATGGAGCCGTAAACAGTcaagtgaaatccaattcacgaAATCGTTTGATTTCTGGACAGCATCATTGTGGTAAAGGGCGTAATGCCAGAGGAATCATTACCGCAGGGCATAGAGGGGGAGGTCATAAGCGTCTATACCGTAAAATTGATTTTAGACGCAATGAAAAAGACATATATGGTAGAATCATAACCATAGAATATGACCCTAATCGAAATGCACACATTTGTCTCATACACTATGGGGATGGTGAGAAAAGATATATTTTACACCCCAAAGGGGCTATAATTGGAGATACCATTGTTTATGGTACAGAAGTTCCTATAAAAATGGGAAATGCCCTACCTTTGAGTGCGGTTTGAACTATTGATTTACGTAATTGGAAGTAACCAATTAGGTTTATGGCGAAACCTAGAAATCGATCACTGATCCAATTGGAGTAGATAGACTTCAACAGAAAACTGAAGAATAACGGCAACAAGTGATTGAGTTCAGTAGTTCCCAATATACAATTATTGACCCTAGAGATATAGTAATATGGAGAAGACAAAATTGTTTCAAGCACCGACAGAACACGAAGCGCTCCTCGTTTTAACTAACGGGAAGACAAGGATTATTCACATTTCATTTGATGGTCAAAGGCAAATTGAAAGCGAAGCAGTGGTAATTCTAAGGATTCCTCCGGGAAAAAATAGAAATGTCTCCTACGTTACCCGTACTAGGTGTAAGTAGCAACGTAATTTCATAGAGTCATTCGGTCTGAATGCTACATGAAGAACATAAGCCAGATGAAGGAACGGAACAGAAAGACCTAGGATGTAGAAGATCATAACATGAGTCATTCATTCGGAAGATTTTGATTCGTCGATTATATATCCACTCATGTGGTATGGTACTTAGTTATGTCATATATAATCTACGAAATAAACGATATATAAGATGCATCTGTATAGATATTATAATCTACATCCAGAAAGCCGTATGCTTTGGAAGAAGCTTGTACAGTTTGGGAAGGGGTTTTgattgatcaaaaagaagaatCTACTTCAACGGATATGCCGTTAGGCACGGCCATACATAACATAGAAATAACACTTGGAAAGGGTGGACAATTAGCTAGAGCAGCGGGTGCTGTAGCGAAACTGATTGCAAAAGAGGGTAAATCAGCAACATTAAAATTACCTTCTGGAGAGGTCCGTTTGATATCAAAAAACTGCTCAGCAACAGTCGGACAAGTAGGGAATGTTGGGGTAAACCAGAAAAGTTTGGGCAGAGCCGGAGCTAAACATTAGCGAGGCAAGCGTCCTGTAGTAAGAGGGGTAGTTATGAACCCTGTAGACCATCCACATGGGGGTGGTGAAGGGAGGGCGCCAATTGGTAGAAAAAAACCCTCAACTCCTTGGGGTTATCCTGCACTTGGAAGAAGAACTAGAAAAAGCAATAAATATAGTGATAATTTGATTCTTCGTCGCCGTAGTAAATAGTCAGTGGAGCGTAGAGAAAATAGAATTTGTTTCTTCGTCTTTACAAAAGAAAAGAGCAATTTACTATGACATTATATGATTTTCTTTTTTTAGAGAttctatattttattttaaaaaatttgaaatataaaatataagagaaaaaatTCACTTTTTTACAAATTATAAGAGGAATAATTAACAACTATGACACGTTCACGAAAAAAAACCCTTTTGTAGCGAATCGTTTATTAAGAAAAATAAAGAAGCTTAACACAAAAGGAGAAAAGGCAATAATAAAAACTTGGTCCAGAAAATCTACCATTATACCTATAATGATTGGGCATACCATTGCTATCCATAATGGAAAAGAGCATTTACCTGTTTATATAACAGATCGTATGGTAGGCCATAAATTGGGAGAATTTTCACCTACTCTAAACTTCGAAGGATTTGCGAAAAATGATAATAAATCTCGTCGTTAAGATTTCTATTAACCTACCACATTCATTTGAAGTTACAAAATTCATATTCATCATTTTTCAATCGGAGGATGAAAAATGATAATACATATCGTGCTTAAGATTTATATTTACCtaccgttaccattcattgagTGGCTGATTTGGTGGTTCTCAATCAACAACATGAGTGTTGACCTATATTTCCTTAACATTCATTTGACGCTACAATTAGTATTCATCACTAATGATGATTAATTAAGAAATTTATCAATTTGTGTCGAGTCACAACACAAACAAAGCGTGAATGgtaattaatattaataatattcAAAAATTGAAAGATCGAACTTATGTTTTATGGAGTTGGGCAtcttattctttttttttctgaATTGCTTTATTCTGCagcagaaaaagaaaaaagatatATAAAGATATagattaataaataaataaaaagagatagataaaataaaaaagtagACAAATAAGACGTATCATTTGATATAGAGTGGTGAGGGGTTATGGGACAAAAAATACATCCGCTTGGTTTCAGACTTGGCGCAACTCAAAGTCATGATTCTATTTGGTTTGCACAACCAATAATTTATTCCAAGAATATAAAAGAAGATAAAATGATCCGATATTGTATCGTGCATTATATACTAAACACGATAAATGGATCCTTGGAATTCGATGTCGATATCTCTGGCTATGGAATTGGACGAATAAAGATTCAAAAAAGAATCGATCGAATTAAAGTGATAATCTATATGGGACTTCCAAACTTATTAAAAGAAGAGGTGAAGGCTCAAAGAATCGAAGAATTAAAGACTCATGTACAAAAAAAAGTAAATTGTGTGAACCGAAAAATCAAGCTTGGAATTACAAAAATTGCAAATATTTATAGAGATCCTCATATTCTTGCACAATTTATAGCCCAACTATTACTGAATAGAATTTCGTTTTGTAAAGCAATGCAAAAAGGTATTGAATTAGTTGAACAGGCAGATACAAAAGGAGTTCAAATACAAATTGCGGGACGTATCGACGGAAAAGAAATTGCACGTGTCGAATGGATCAGAGAAGGTAGGGTTCCTCTACAAACCATTCGAGCTAAAATTGATTATTGTTCCTATCCAGTTGTAACTATTTGGGGGGTATTTGGAATCAAAATTTGGATATTTCTAAACAACGACTAATCAACTTTTCCTTATAACGTTCCATCTTTTGATAAAACAAAAAATGATGAATTCTTACTACATTCTTATTCTCAAAGAAGAAAATTTAGAAGattgaataaaaaaaattaattaatcatTTTAGAATGAAGGAGTTGCTATGCTTAGTGTGTGACTCGTTGGTTTTTTTTTTATAGTGGTTAAATTTCTACAAAAATTCGTAgaattaattattataaaaaaCCTACTCATCGCTTCCCATTATCTGGAGATAAAGAACCGCCTAAAATCTAAAATCAAAATAAGGATGTGGTCATATAATTATAGCAACTGAAATAAAAAAATCAGATTATTAGTTGTAAAGCAATAAGAATATACAGATAAATGAAGGGGTGAAAGAAAGATAGAAAAAGGATATCAATGATATAGAATTCTACTATGTAAAGGTCTATGGGTCATCTCATAAAAAGGTAGTGTAATAAAGCATCAATATTCAAAATTCATCCATATATGGTTGAATATATTCCTAGAATAAACGAATCAAGAGCCACGAATCAAGAAAACTGAGAAGGTTGATTCAACAAAAAAGAATCAAATAAGAAAAtgttaaaaaataaaaaattatcttATTAATATTCAAGAGGCTCCATTGTAGAATTTAGACCTAACCATAAATAGAAAAGCGATGGGAACGACGGAACCTGTGAATACAAAAGATTCTATTAAAATTAGAAATCTTACTTACTGATTCATTAGATGGGATGGCGGAAGGAACTAAGAATTCATTGTTTTTGGAGGAGTTGTGGACTAACTCAACATTACATCTTCAATTTATAATCAGAGAGTCAATATTCGCCCGCGAAAATGTGGATTTTTCGGAATTTAGAAATTTTTGCCAATCCAAtatgataataataaaaaaaagacGAATACGGATTTGTTAGAACCTTAATATCCAAAAATATTAGCTAGTTTAGATACAGATAGCAAAAATGGTCTATAAGAATACATATTTCATTATATATCAAAGCAAGATTCAAAAATTTCTAATAGATCCATAGATTCTATGTCAAAAAATCCCGCGATTATATTCTATTTCATTTTCTATTTTATTAAACATATGTATCTTATTgtatattattttaattattattattttttgatcgGTTCAATATTTTTCAATTGATTTATTTGCGAGGAGCCGTATGAGGTGAAAATCTCATGTACGGTTCTGTAATAGAGATGGAATTGAGAAATAACCATCAACTATAACCCAAAAGAACGAGATTCCGCAAACATCATAGAGGAAGAATGAAAGGAAAAGCCTCTCGCGGTAATAAAATTTGCTTCGGAAAATATGCTCTTCAGGCACTTGAGCCCGCTTGGATCACATCTAGAAAACTAGAAGCGGGTCGACGGGCAATGTCACGAAATGTTCGCCGGGGTGGACAAATATGGGTACGCATATTTCCAGACAAACCTGTTACAGTAAGACCTACCGAAACGCGTATGGGTTCGGGAAAGGATCGCCCGAATATTGGGTAGCTGTCGTTAAACCCGGCAAAATACTTTATGAAATGGGAGGGGTCCCAGAAAATATCGCTAGAAAGGCAATTTCAATAGCGGCATCCAAAATGCCTATACGAACTCAATTCATTCTTTCCAAATAATCATTAGAACGAAAGAGGTCTTTAGTATGAAAAAAGGCAATTCTCcgtttctttttttttttgaacACATAATATTTTTTTTACTTCAACTTTTTGACTCAAAGATAAGAAAAAAGGATATGATTCAACCTCAAACCTATTTAAATGTAGCCGATAATAGTTGAGCGCGCGAATTGATGTGTATTCGAATCATAGGAGCTAGTAATCGACAGTATGCTTATATTGGTGACATTGTTGTTGCTGTAATCAAAAAAGCAGTGCCAAATTCATCTTTAGAAAGATCTCAAGTCATCAGAGCTGTAATTGTACGTACTTGTAAAGAACTAAAACGTCGTAATGGTATAATAATAAAGTATGATGATAATGCAGCGGTTCTCATTGATAAAGAAGGAAATCCAAAAGGAACTCGAATTTTTTCCGCAATAGCCCGAGAATTGAGACAGTTAAATTTCACGAAAATAGTTTCATTAGCACCCGAAGTATTATAATCAGAGATCATGATATAGATATATTATCTATAACTTGAATGAATAGGAAGGAAATAGATTAGAATAGGAATGAAATATATATTCTATATTCAATATATTCAAAATAAAAATTCGAATTCTATTTgtataaaaaaaaatagaattcGAATTCAATATAAGATTATTTATATAGTTTCGAATAGGTCATTCGTTCATTTTCTTTCTATCTTTTTTTTTAGTTTTAGAATATTCTATATTCTATATTGAGATTGTCGTAATGACAATCAAAATTTCTTAGATGTTTTACaaagatatccctcagccttaggatataatatctctgatCTGAAAGGTATACG containing:
- the LOC127082832 gene encoding 30S ribosomal protein S3, chloroplastic; translation: MGQKIHPLGFRLGATQSHDSIWFAQPIIYSKNIKEDKMIRYCIVHYILNTINGSLEFDVDISGYGIGRIKIQKRIDRIKVIIYMGLPNLLKEEVKAQRIEELKTHVQKKVNCVNRKIKLGITKIANIYRDPHILAQFIAQLLLNRISFCKAMQKGIELVEQADTKGVQIQIAGRIDGKEIARVEWIREGRVPLQTIRAKIDYCSYPVVTIWGVFGIKIWIFLNND
- the LOC127079702 gene encoding photosystem I P700 chlorophyll a apoprotein A2 gives rise to the protein MNERLGIQLCIIWDPHFGQPAVEAFTRGGALGPVNIAYSGVYQWWYTIGLRTNEDLYTGAIFLLFLSFISLLAGWLHLQPKWKPSVSWFKNAESRLNHHLSGLFGVSSLAWAGHLVHVAIPGSRGEYVRWNNFLSVLPHPQGLGPLFTGQWNLYAQNPDSSNHLFSTSQGAGTAILTLLGGFHPQTQSLWLTDMAHHHLAIAILFLIGGHMYRTNFGIGHSIKYILEAHIPLGGRLGRGHKGLYDTINNSIHFQLGLALASLGVITSLVAQHMYSLPAYAFIAQDFTTQAALYTHHQYIAGFIMTGAFAHGAIFFIRDYNPEQNADNVLARMLEHKEAIISHLSWASLFLGFHTLGLYVHNDVMLAFGTPEKQILIEPIFAQWIQSAHGKTSYGFDVLLSSTNSPALNAGRSIWLPGWLNAINENSNSLFLTIGPGDFLVHHAIAPGLHTTTLILVKGALDARGSKLMPDKKDFGYSFPCDGPGRGGTCDISAWDAFYLAVFWMLNTIGWVTFYWHWKHITLWQGNVSQFNESSTYLMGWLRDYLWLNSSQLINGYNPFGMNSLSVWAWMFLFGHLVWATGFMFLISWRGYWQELIETLAWAHERTPLANLIRWRDKPVALSIVQARLVGLVHFSVGYIFTYAAFLIASTSGKFG